One Mycobacterium sp. SMC-4 DNA window includes the following coding sequences:
- a CDS encoding metal-dependent hydrolase, protein MTDLQVRRIRFDFAGADVPFNWQPERPAFGMLCNMISFFAPGFEKFVVDATREGIPLIRDPEVVEEANSYLRQEAQHAAAHASHTRALTRRWPGLRETVAEVEASFERLTATKPLAWRLAYTAVIEATFTPYFKVFLDHEDKLFQPGDERVSSLFLWHFVEEIEHRSSALRVYDAVHDSYPYRLKTIVGVVKHIDQILKIISRGFAKHVPECDGGHYSVLIPNGLSVSAFRVTLRATRELPGESTYAGVPRSELLAMLVGLVRSQAPHHDPATAHLPVFAQRWLDRFDAEPKSAARWYSIGATDRPAMTNGGVGR, encoded by the coding sequence ATGACAGACCTTCAGGTGCGGCGAATCCGGTTCGACTTCGCAGGCGCAGACGTGCCGTTCAATTGGCAACCGGAGCGGCCCGCGTTCGGGATGCTGTGCAACATGATCTCGTTCTTCGCGCCGGGGTTCGAGAAGTTCGTCGTCGACGCCACCAGAGAGGGCATCCCGTTGATCCGGGATCCCGAAGTCGTCGAAGAAGCCAATTCCTACCTGCGGCAGGAAGCCCAGCACGCCGCGGCCCACGCCAGCCACACCCGGGCGTTGACTCGGCGCTGGCCCGGTCTGCGCGAGACGGTGGCGGAGGTGGAGGCTTCGTTCGAGCGTCTGACCGCCACCAAACCGTTGGCCTGGCGTCTCGCCTATACCGCGGTCATCGAAGCCACCTTCACCCCGTACTTCAAGGTGTTCCTGGACCACGAGGACAAACTGTTCCAACCCGGCGACGAAAGGGTCTCCTCGCTGTTTCTGTGGCACTTCGTCGAGGAAATCGAACATCGCAGCTCGGCGCTGCGGGTGTATGACGCCGTGCACGACAGCTACCCCTACCGACTCAAGACGATCGTGGGCGTCGTCAAGCACATCGATCAGATACTCAAGATCATCTCGCGCGGATTCGCCAAGCACGTGCCCGAGTGCGATGGCGGACACTACAGCGTACTGATACCAAACGGATTGTCCGTCAGCGCTTTCCGGGTGACGCTCCGGGCCACACGCGAGCTCCCGGGTGAATCGACCTACGCGGGGGTGCCCAGGAGTGAACTCCTGGCGATGCTGGTGGGGCTGGTGCGGTCGCAGGCTCCCCATCACGACCCGGCGACCGCACACCTGCCGGTTTTCGCGCAACGGTGGCTCGACCGTTTCGACGCCGAGCCCAAGAGCGCGGCCCGCTGGTACTCGATCGGAGCGACTGACCGTCCGGCAATGACCAACGGAGGCGTCGGGCGATGA
- a CDS encoding DUF3556 domain-containing protein, translating into MGFLKPNMPRLDVAHWLTTSRSERIKPMARHIAEHGMGNPDVFHLLYAVKIGLYILGGLAFALTTSGIDGWTNVATWWSEPIVFQKVVLWSLLFEVLGLGCGFGPLTGKIAPPMGSPLYWLRPGTIRLAPWPDKIPFTGGDRRTVVDVALYAALLVSTVFALVADGADPIPQLDTAIGLIPAERIIPILVVLAVIGLRDKVIFLATRGEVYGSLTVTFLFAGPNMIVAAKLVMLAIWIGAATSKLNRHFPFVVATMMANNPLVRARWMKRRFFRRFPDDLRPGRIAQFLAHFGTLVEFGVPLVLFFSPGGVLTYLAAAVMIIFHLVILTAIPLGVPLEWNVFMIFGIGALFVDKAALGVADVTEPWPIVTLLAVLLATILIGNFWPTKVSFLPGMRYYAGNWDTSQWFFTESASQKLADHRIGLGLVQHKQIEKLSTPEGTHVSLALGHAFRAMYAHGRAMLTLWDHVIPPGRDADYTVIDGEPVAGYALGWSFGDGHLHNEQLIAALQRRCHFEPEELRVLILDGQAMHQQWQQYRIVDAATGELERGRFRVADVVCRQPWEHDVPITVLDKLAGRTDQR; encoded by the coding sequence GTGGGCTTCCTGAAACCCAACATGCCGCGGCTCGACGTCGCGCACTGGCTCACCACGAGTCGCTCCGAGCGCATCAAACCGATGGCACGGCACATCGCCGAACACGGGATGGGCAACCCCGACGTGTTCCACTTGCTGTACGCGGTCAAGATCGGTCTCTACATTCTGGGCGGCCTCGCTTTTGCGCTGACCACTTCGGGGATCGACGGATGGACGAACGTCGCGACGTGGTGGAGCGAGCCGATCGTGTTCCAGAAGGTCGTGCTGTGGTCGTTGTTGTTCGAAGTGCTCGGCCTCGGTTGCGGATTCGGTCCGCTGACCGGAAAGATCGCACCGCCGATGGGCTCGCCGCTGTACTGGTTGCGCCCGGGCACCATACGACTCGCCCCGTGGCCCGACAAGATCCCCTTCACCGGTGGTGATCGGCGCACGGTCGTCGATGTGGCGCTCTATGCGGCACTGCTCGTATCGACGGTCTTCGCGTTGGTCGCCGACGGCGCGGATCCCATCCCGCAGTTGGATACGGCGATCGGGCTCATCCCGGCCGAACGCATCATCCCGATCCTCGTGGTGCTCGCGGTGATCGGCCTGCGGGACAAGGTCATCTTCCTGGCGACCAGGGGCGAGGTGTACGGCTCGCTGACCGTGACGTTCCTGTTCGCCGGCCCGAACATGATCGTCGCTGCCAAGCTCGTCATGCTCGCCATCTGGATCGGCGCAGCCACGTCGAAGCTCAACCGACACTTCCCGTTCGTCGTCGCCACCATGATGGCGAACAATCCGCTGGTGCGGGCACGGTGGATGAAGAGGAGGTTCTTCCGCCGTTTTCCCGACGACTTGCGGCCGGGGCGGATCGCGCAATTCTTGGCGCATTTCGGCACGCTCGTCGAGTTCGGTGTGCCCCTGGTGCTGTTCTTCTCACCTGGCGGTGTCCTCACCTACCTCGCGGCCGCCGTGATGATCATCTTCCACCTGGTCATTCTCACGGCGATCCCGCTGGGCGTGCCGCTTGAGTGGAACGTCTTCATGATCTTCGGAATAGGCGCGCTGTTCGTCGACAAAGCTGCCCTCGGTGTGGCTGACGTCACCGAACCGTGGCCGATCGTCACGTTGCTGGCCGTGCTGTTGGCCACGATCTTGATCGGCAACTTCTGGCCCACGAAGGTGTCATTCCTGCCGGGTATGCGGTACTACGCCGGCAACTGGGACACCTCCCAATGGTTTTTCACCGAATCGGCCAGCCAGAAGCTCGCAGATCACCGGATCGGGCTCGGACTGGTTCAGCACAAACAGATCGAGAAGCTCTCAACTCCGGAGGGCACGCACGTATCTCTGGCGCTCGGGCACGCGTTCCGCGCGATGTACGCGCACGGGCGAGCGATGCTGACGTTGTGGGATCACGTCATACCACCCGGACGTGACGCCGACTACACCGTCATCGATGGCGAACCGGTCGCAGGCTATGCGCTCGGATGGAGCTTCGGTGACGGCCACCTACACAACGAACAACTCATCGCGGCACTGCAACGGCGCTGCCATTTCGAACCGGAGGAGTTGCGCGTCCTCATCCTCGACGGGCAAGCGATGCATCAGCAGTGGCAGCAGTACCGGATCGTCGACGCCGCCACCGGCGAGCTCGAGCGCGGCCGCTTCCGCGTCGCCGACGTGGTGTGTCGTCAGCCGTGGGAGCACGATGTGCCCATCACCGTTCTCGACAAGCTCGCAGGTCGCACCGATCAGCGTTGA
- a CDS encoding NAD(P)/FAD-dependent oxidoreductase, translating to MNQSSVSDTVECAAHGNPLLGVPFGASDAAIRAAVDDASVPALLMSMVHMTGDLSLLDELPRPYMLIPMDLQGGMSEPDKQIVRDRAFHVICDYRDRGCPPPFVPDSRQMRRMLDVISAGEVTEDYIDYVAADLRLTDDDELGPTLTSTADQRADFPVVVIGCGEAGLLAGIKLRQAGIPFTIVDKQSGVGGTWRANRYPGCRVDIANQYYAYSFEPTDHWSHYYSEQPEILEYLENVMAKYDIARYTRFSTEVTGASWDDESSMWRVVVRSRSGVEEELHARALICAVGQFSNPVIPNIAGAEEFVGPSFDTVDWRDDVDVTGKRVAVIGAGASGFQLVPAIADPAERVDVYQRTAQWMAPNVAYHDAIPQGARWAIRHLPYYGRWLRFVSWWPLTDAAEERVMIDPDWDTGGLSCGQANHDVRDMLIAWMRAFTDDEELLAKVIPDYPPMGKRMLQDNGTWLTTLQRDDVELICDGIAEITAEDVVTVDGAHRPADVLVWATGFNVNHPLGPVDIKGLNGASLNAAWGDSPYAYLGITVPGFPNFYCMYGPGTNGVNGTSIIYNSECQMRYIMGCIDMVLANNASLAAPRADVCADYNRRNQARLKTMVYTHPNVVSYYKNAAGDVPSLYGFRIVDYWKWTRRPDPDDYEMRY from the coding sequence ATGAATCAATCGAGCGTCAGCGATACCGTGGAATGCGCTGCACACGGCAATCCCCTGTTGGGGGTGCCGTTCGGTGCCTCCGATGCCGCGATCCGCGCAGCGGTCGACGATGCCAGCGTGCCTGCGCTGCTGATGTCGATGGTGCACATGACCGGTGATCTCAGCCTGCTCGACGAGTTGCCGAGACCGTACATGCTGATCCCCATGGACCTGCAGGGCGGGATGAGCGAGCCTGACAAGCAGATTGTCCGTGACCGAGCATTCCACGTCATCTGCGACTACCGCGATCGGGGGTGCCCGCCGCCCTTCGTCCCCGATAGCCGGCAGATGCGTCGGATGCTCGATGTCATATCGGCGGGCGAAGTCACTGAGGACTACATCGACTATGTCGCCGCTGATCTGCGGCTCACCGATGACGATGAGCTCGGACCGACATTGACCTCCACCGCCGATCAGCGTGCGGACTTCCCTGTCGTCGTGATCGGTTGCGGTGAGGCGGGTCTGCTCGCCGGGATCAAGCTCAGACAGGCGGGTATCCCGTTCACGATCGTGGACAAGCAGTCCGGAGTGGGCGGCACCTGGCGTGCCAACCGGTATCCGGGATGTCGTGTCGACATCGCTAATCAGTACTACGCCTACTCTTTCGAACCGACCGACCACTGGTCGCACTACTACTCCGAGCAGCCCGAGATCCTCGAATACCTCGAAAACGTGATGGCGAAGTACGACATCGCCCGCTATACGAGGTTTTCCACCGAAGTCACCGGTGCGAGCTGGGATGACGAGTCGTCGATGTGGCGCGTCGTCGTCCGCAGCCGCAGCGGTGTCGAGGAAGAGTTGCACGCGCGGGCGTTGATCTGCGCAGTGGGGCAGTTCAGCAACCCGGTGATCCCGAACATTGCGGGCGCCGAGGAGTTCGTCGGACCCTCGTTTGACACTGTCGATTGGCGAGATGACGTCGACGTGACCGGCAAGCGGGTGGCCGTGATCGGCGCCGGCGCCAGCGGCTTCCAGCTCGTGCCCGCCATCGCCGACCCCGCCGAGCGAGTCGACGTGTACCAACGCACCGCACAGTGGATGGCACCCAACGTCGCCTATCATGACGCGATCCCCCAGGGTGCAAGATGGGCGATCCGTCACCTACCGTATTACGGCCGCTGGCTGCGATTTGTGTCGTGGTGGCCCTTGACCGACGCCGCCGAGGAACGGGTGATGATCGATCCCGATTGGGACACCGGCGGACTGTCCTGCGGCCAAGCCAACCACGACGTGCGTGACATGCTCATCGCGTGGATGCGGGCCTTCACCGACGACGAAGAGTTGCTCGCCAAGGTCATTCCGGACTATCCGCCGATGGGCAAGAGAATGCTGCAGGACAACGGAACCTGGCTCACAACGCTTCAGCGAGACGATGTGGAGCTGATCTGCGACGGCATAGCAGAGATCACCGCTGAGGACGTGGTTACTGTCGACGGCGCGCATCGGCCCGCCGACGTGTTGGTGTGGGCCACCGGCTTCAACGTCAACCACCCACTGGGCCCGGTCGATATCAAAGGCCTCAACGGTGCTTCCCTCAACGCGGCGTGGGGAGACTCGCCGTATGCCTACCTGGGTATCACCGTGCCGGGATTTCCCAACTTCTACTGCATGTACGGGCCGGGGACCAACGGCGTCAACGGCACGAGCATCATCTACAACTCCGAGTGTCAGATGCGCTACATCATGGGGTGCATCGACATGGTGCTTGCTAACAACGCGAGTTTGGCCGCGCCGCGGGCGGACGTGTGTGCCGACTACAACCGACGTAATCAGGCCAGGTTGAAGACCATGGTCTACACCCACCCGAACGTGGTCAGTTACTACAAGAACGCCGCGGGTGATGTTCCGTCGCTGTACGGGTTCAGGATCGTGGACTACTGGAAGTGGACCCGCCGTCCGGACCCCGATGACTACGAGATGCGTTACTAG
- a CDS encoding TetR/AcrR family transcriptional regulator: MRTHGWGGATPASDEEAIERILDAASAAIDERGATMRVADVARALEISRQTVYNYFPGNSLVEAVANRSGLRFIERLVAHLGGIEDPVDALVESFAFTLEWIPDDKPVQLMLSNDLGSTSVGVTSTMAKQFGHGILAGLDVDWAAMGMDDEAIDDLVEYMLRMLQSFMIDPGRPPRRGKDLRSYIRRWLGPVVTSEIARHQR; the protein is encoded by the coding sequence ATGCGCACCCACGGGTGGGGCGGAGCCACCCCTGCGAGTGACGAAGAGGCCATCGAACGAATCCTTGACGCGGCAAGCGCGGCCATCGATGAACGGGGCGCGACGATGCGCGTTGCCGACGTCGCTCGCGCCCTGGAGATATCCCGTCAGACCGTCTACAACTATTTCCCGGGAAACTCTTTGGTGGAGGCGGTCGCAAACCGCTCCGGGCTGCGCTTCATCGAGCGGCTGGTCGCTCATCTGGGCGGTATCGAGGACCCGGTGGATGCTTTGGTGGAGAGCTTTGCCTTCACACTGGAGTGGATCCCCGACGACAAACCGGTGCAGCTGATGCTGTCCAATGATCTGGGCAGCACGTCTGTCGGAGTGACGTCCACTATGGCCAAGCAGTTCGGCCACGGGATCCTGGCCGGCCTCGACGTCGACTGGGCCGCGATGGGAATGGACGACGAAGCCATCGACGACCTCGTCGAGTACATGCTCCGGATGCTGCAGTCGTTCATGATCGACCCGGGTCGTCCACCGCGCCGCGGCAAGGATTTGCGCAGCTACATCCGCCGGTGGCTCGGGCCCGTCGTGACCTCCGAGATCGCCCGGCATCAACGCTGA
- a CDS encoding amidohydrolase family protein, which produces MTFDKVILGGRWFDGTGGPSAVRNLGIRHGRIAAVTTEPIEGVETVDATGNWVIPGIIDIHTHYDAEVLAAPELSESLRHGVTTVVMGSCSLSTVHVTASEAADLFGRVEAIPHEHVVRIVGEHKVWDTADEYIQALETLPLGPNVTAFIGHSDIRVAVMGLDRATRKDVRPTRAEQARMERMLTEALDAGFVGMSSQQLLFDRIDGDVCRSRTLPSTYAKARELRRLKSMLRTRDRALQSGPDITHPHNIVSQALQSVGFGRPRLKTSLLAAADMKSAPLGMWLTVALAAMANRLGGDMRFQHLPVPFEVYADGIDLVIFEEFGSGAAALHLKTELERNALIKDEQYRRAFRKDYDSKFGPRAWHRDFFDAEIVSCPDQTVMSKSFGDVGVERGGLHPVDAFLDLVLEHGNNLRWRTTISNHRPKMLRQLAVKNGIQMGFSDAGAHLRNMAFYNCGLRLLRHVRDAERAGQEFMTVERAVHRLTGELADWYRLDAGHLRVGDWADVVVVDPERLDSSLDTYHEAPIDAYGGLRRMVNRNDATVKEVMVAGRTVFADGHRSDLLGRQRTGSFLRVDGRPRNIPEHNDSERTSAALT; this is translated from the coding sequence ATGACGTTCGACAAGGTGATTTTGGGCGGCCGCTGGTTCGACGGCACCGGCGGTCCGTCGGCCGTGCGCAACCTGGGCATTCGCCACGGCCGTATCGCGGCGGTCACGACCGAGCCGATCGAAGGCGTCGAAACCGTCGACGCCACGGGGAACTGGGTCATCCCGGGGATCATCGACATCCACACCCACTACGACGCCGAAGTGCTGGCTGCGCCCGAGCTGTCGGAGTCACTGAGGCACGGCGTGACCACCGTCGTCATGGGGTCATGCTCGCTGTCGACTGTGCACGTCACCGCCTCGGAGGCCGCCGACCTGTTCGGCCGCGTCGAGGCGATACCGCACGAGCATGTGGTGCGCATCGTCGGTGAGCACAAGGTGTGGGACACCGCCGACGAGTACATCCAGGCGCTCGAAACCCTGCCGCTCGGCCCCAATGTCACCGCCTTCATCGGGCATTCGGACATTCGCGTCGCGGTCATGGGACTAGACCGCGCCACCCGAAAAGATGTCCGGCCGACCCGCGCCGAGCAGGCCCGCATGGAGCGCATGCTCACCGAGGCGCTCGATGCCGGATTCGTCGGAATGTCTTCGCAGCAATTGCTTTTCGACAGGATCGACGGCGACGTCTGCCGTTCCCGCACGCTGCCCTCGACCTATGCGAAAGCTCGGGAGCTTCGTCGCCTCAAGTCGATGCTGCGCACGCGCGACCGCGCGTTGCAGTCCGGTCCGGACATCACCCACCCGCACAACATCGTGTCGCAGGCCTTGCAGTCGGTCGGTTTCGGCCGCCCACGGCTGAAGACAAGTCTGCTGGCGGCGGCCGACATGAAGTCGGCGCCCCTTGGCATGTGGCTCACCGTGGCTCTTGCCGCGATGGCCAACCGCCTCGGCGGCGACATGCGGTTTCAACACCTGCCGGTTCCGTTCGAGGTGTACGCAGACGGTATCGACCTGGTCATCTTCGAGGAGTTCGGCTCGGGCGCCGCAGCGCTGCACCTCAAGACCGAACTGGAACGCAATGCGCTGATCAAGGACGAGCAGTACCGCCGAGCCTTCCGCAAGGATTACGACAGCAAGTTCGGACCGCGCGCCTGGCATCGTGACTTCTTCGACGCCGAGATCGTGTCCTGTCCCGACCAGACGGTGATGAGCAAGTCATTCGGCGACGTCGGTGTGGAGCGTGGCGGCCTGCACCCGGTGGACGCGTTCCTGGACCTCGTTCTTGAGCACGGCAACAACCTGCGGTGGCGTACCACGATCTCGAATCACCGTCCGAAGATGCTCCGCCAACTCGCCGTCAAGAACGGTATTCAGATGGGGTTCTCCGACGCCGGAGCACACCTGCGCAACATGGCGTTCTACAACTGCGGGCTGCGCCTGCTGCGTCATGTTCGGGATGCCGAGCGCGCCGGCCAGGAGTTCATGACCGTCGAACGCGCGGTCCACCGGCTCACCGGCGAACTGGCCGACTGGTATCGACTCGACGCGGGGCATCTGCGCGTCGGCGATTGGGCCGATGTCGTCGTCGTGGATCCCGAGCGGCTCGACTCGTCTCTCGACACGTATCACGAAGCGCCGATCGATGCCTACGGCGGCTTGCGGCGGATGGTCAACCGCAACGACGCCACCGTGAAGGAGGTCATGGTCGCCGGCCGCACCGTGTTCGCCGATGGACACCGCAGTGATCTGCTCGGAAGGCAGCGCACCGGCAGCTTCCTGCGCGTCGACGGCCGTCCCCGAAACATCCCTGAACACAATGACTCCGAGCGAACGTCCGCAGCCCTGACATGA
- a CDS encoding NYN domain-containing protein, which translates to MTESGAARVAVYLDFDNIVISRYDQVNGRNSFQRDKAKGLDDSPERLARATVDVGAIIDFASSFGTLVLTRAYADWSADINAAYRGQLVGRAVDLVQLFPAAAYGKNGADIRLAVDAVEDMFRLPDLTHVVIVGGDSDYIALAQRCKRLGRYVVGIGVAGSSSRMLAAACDEFVSYDALPGIPVAEPPPVSADDEPKRRGGRRKSEPDNEPDESDEPDGQAAATGLLVRALRIGLEKDDVDWLHNSVVKAQMKRMDPSFSEKSLGFKSFSEFLRSRSDIVELDESSTTRLVRLKDA; encoded by the coding sequence ATGACCGAATCTGGCGCGGCCCGTGTCGCGGTGTACCTCGACTTCGACAACATCGTGATCTCGCGGTATGACCAGGTCAACGGCCGCAATTCGTTTCAACGCGACAAAGCCAAGGGCCTCGACGACAGTCCGGAGCGGCTGGCCCGAGCGACCGTCGATGTCGGGGCGATCATCGACTTCGCGTCGTCGTTCGGGACCCTCGTGCTGACCCGGGCCTACGCCGACTGGTCGGCCGACATCAACGCCGCCTACCGCGGGCAACTGGTGGGTCGCGCGGTCGACCTCGTCCAACTCTTCCCGGCCGCGGCGTACGGGAAGAACGGTGCCGACATCCGCCTGGCCGTCGACGCGGTCGAGGACATGTTCCGGTTGCCGGACCTGACACATGTGGTGATCGTCGGCGGGGACTCCGATTACATCGCGCTGGCGCAGCGGTGCAAGCGGCTGGGCCGTTACGTGGTGGGCATCGGAGTGGCCGGATCCTCGAGCCGCATGCTGGCGGCGGCATGCGACGAGTTCGTCAGCTATGACGCGCTGCCCGGGATCCCGGTCGCCGAGCCTCCTCCGGTGTCGGCCGACGACGAACCCAAGCGTCGCGGCGGGCGACGCAAGTCCGAACCGGACAACGAACCCGACGAATCAGACGAGCCGGACGGGCAGGCGGCAGCTACCGGATTGCTGGTTCGCGCACTGCGGATCGGGCTGGAGAAGGACGACGTCGACTGGCTGCACAACTCCGTGGTGAAGGCGCAGATGAAGCGGATGGACCCGTCGTTCAGTGAGAAGTCGCTGGGATTCAAGTCGTTCAGTGAGTTCCTGCGCTCGCGCTCGGACATCGTCGAACTCGACGAAAGCTCGACCACCCGGCTGGTGCGGCTCAAGGACGCCTGA
- a CDS encoding proteasome protein codes for MTVVLAIRCANGIVLASDSQITDPGRGLTYPAQKLHSLGTHAAWGGSGSRAVLYDVEQIFYDEADAIIEAKNIGHALQSRVLPVLKHHYDAFIPKVPGEEAAGTPATYVLAAGYSGDTPFIIDLDPNGLVGHHEDIGFQAVGSGAPQAQQAHALLTHFRMTQRDVDYGMVAALRVLDALDASSPSVGGPMDICRLTADGAHHLDPDEVEDVRRQVTRWIDLERDALDRLFD; via the coding sequence GTGACTGTCGTCTTGGCGATTCGATGTGCGAACGGCATTGTGCTGGCCTCGGATTCGCAGATCACCGACCCCGGCCGCGGACTGACCTACCCCGCGCAGAAGCTGCACTCGCTGGGGACGCACGCTGCCTGGGGTGGTAGCGGGTCGCGCGCGGTGCTCTATGACGTCGAACAGATCTTCTACGACGAGGCCGACGCGATCATCGAGGCCAAGAATATCGGGCACGCGCTGCAGTCGAGGGTCCTGCCGGTGCTCAAACACCACTACGACGCGTTCATCCCGAAGGTGCCCGGCGAGGAGGCGGCCGGAACTCCGGCCACCTACGTCCTGGCGGCGGGCTACTCCGGTGACACGCCGTTCATCATCGACCTGGACCCCAACGGACTGGTCGGCCACCACGAGGACATCGGCTTCCAGGCCGTCGGCAGCGGGGCGCCGCAGGCGCAGCAGGCCCACGCTCTGCTCACCCACTTCCGGATGACCCAACGTGACGTCGACTACGGCATGGTGGCGGCGCTTCGGGTGCTCGACGCGCTCGACGCCTCGTCGCCCAGCGTCGGCGGGCCGATGGACATCTGCCGGCTCACTGCCGACGGTGCCCATCACCTCGATCCCGACGAAGTCGAGGATGTGCGGCGCCAGGTCACGAGGTGGATCGACCTCGAACGCGACGCTCTGGACCGATTGTTCGACTGA
- a CDS encoding alpha/beta fold hydrolase: MTAETVQPQRLSLDLPHLRFEALAWGPEDGRLMLCLHGYPDTAWTWRYLGARFADESFRVVAPFMRGYAPTELARDGDYGIGALMHDAVALHQALGGGPDAVLVGHDWGGLTANAMAAFPHNPFGKVVSMGVPIVSGLDRGAGNGRDVLRLLRAQLRMSWYIMFQQLPGISERNLDWMLPKLWRDWCPPGYDAGADLDHVRRSLPDRRHRTAALSYYRAAFRPLRRARHHRDLDRYAMRHAPLCPMLVMHGRIDGAVDVRFGELGAHVLPAGSRHEIIESAGHFMHLDQPDVVHRIISEYVPT; encoded by the coding sequence ATGACTGCTGAAACGGTGCAGCCGCAGCGATTGTCGCTTGATCTTCCGCATCTGAGATTCGAGGCGTTGGCTTGGGGCCCAGAGGACGGCCGGCTGATGCTGTGCCTGCACGGGTATCCGGACACGGCCTGGACGTGGCGGTACCTTGGTGCGCGCTTCGCCGACGAATCGTTCCGTGTGGTCGCACCGTTCATGCGCGGCTACGCACCGACCGAACTCGCGCGCGATGGTGACTACGGCATCGGCGCGCTGATGCACGACGCCGTCGCACTGCACCAGGCGCTGGGCGGGGGCCCCGACGCTGTGCTCGTCGGTCATGACTGGGGCGGCTTGACCGCCAACGCGATGGCGGCCTTTCCGCACAACCCTTTCGGGAAAGTGGTGTCGATGGGGGTGCCGATCGTGTCGGGTCTGGACCGGGGTGCGGGTAACGGCCGCGACGTGCTTCGGCTGCTTCGCGCGCAGCTGCGGATGAGCTGGTACATCATGTTCCAGCAGTTACCGGGGATCTCCGAGCGCAACCTCGACTGGATGCTGCCGAAATTGTGGCGGGATTGGTGTCCGCCGGGTTACGACGCCGGCGCCGATCTCGATCACGTGCGGCGCAGCCTACCCGACCGACGCCACCGCACCGCCGCCCTGTCGTACTACCGAGCGGCCTTTCGTCCGTTGCGCCGCGCCCGGCACCATCGCGATCTCGACCGCTACGCGATGCGCCACGCCCCCCTCTGCCCCATGTTGGTGATGCATGGGCGCATCGACGGCGCCGTCGACGTCCGCTTCGGTGAGCTCGGAGCTCATGTTCTGCCAGCAGGAAGCCGCCACGAGATCATCGAGTCTGCCGGTCACTTCATGCATCTCGATCAACCCGACGTCGTGCACCGCATCATCAGCGAGTACGTCCCGACCTGA